From the genome of Pseudomonas yamanorum, one region includes:
- the phaZ gene encoding poly(3-hydroxyalkanoate) depolymerase yields MPQPFIFRTIDLDGQAIRTAVRPGKPHLTPLLIFNGIGANLELVFPFVQALDPDLEVIAFDVPGVGGSSTPSRPYRFPGLAKLTARMLDYLDYGQVNAVGVSWGGALAQQFAYDYPERCKKLILAATAAGAFMVPGKPKVLWLMASPRRYIQPSHVVRIAPMIYGGSFRRDSKLAAEHASKVRSAGKLGYYWQLFAGLGWTSIHWLHKIKQPTLVLAGDDDPLIPLINMRMLAWRIPNAQLHIIDDGHLFLITRAEAVAPIIMKFLQEERLRAVIHPQPAL; encoded by the coding sequence ATGCCGCAACCGTTCATCTTCCGTACCATCGACCTGGATGGCCAAGCCATCCGCACGGCGGTACGCCCGGGCAAGCCTCACTTGACGCCGCTGCTGATTTTCAACGGCATCGGCGCCAACCTTGAGCTGGTGTTTCCGTTCGTCCAGGCCTTGGACCCGGACCTGGAAGTGATTGCCTTTGATGTGCCAGGCGTCGGCGGTTCGTCGACCCCCAGCCGGCCTTATCGCTTTCCCGGCCTGGCCAAACTCACCGCGCGCATGCTCGATTACCTGGACTATGGCCAGGTCAACGCGGTAGGCGTTTCCTGGGGCGGCGCGCTGGCGCAGCAGTTCGCCTATGACTATCCGGAGCGCTGCAAAAAACTGATCCTCGCCGCCACCGCCGCCGGCGCCTTTATGGTGCCGGGCAAACCGAAAGTCTTGTGGTTGATGGCCAGTCCGCGGCGTTATATCCAACCGTCCCATGTGGTGCGCATTGCCCCGATGATCTACGGCGGCTCCTTCCGTCGGGACTCCAAGCTGGCCGCCGAACACGCCAGCAAAGTGCGTTCGGCGGGCAAGTTGGGCTACTACTGGCAACTGTTCGCCGGGCTTGGCTGGACCAGCATCCACTGGCTGCACAAGATCAAGCAACCAACCCTGGTGCTGGCCGGCGACGACGACCCGCTGATCCCGCTGATCAACATGCGCATGCTGGCCTGGCGCATACCCAACGCTCAACTGCACATCATCGACGACGGTCATCTGTTTCTGATTACCCGGGCCGAGGCCGTGGCGCCGATCATCATGAAATTTCTCCAGGAGGAACGCCTGAGGGCGGTGATTCACCCGCAACCTGCGCTTTAG
- the phaC gene encoding class II poly(R)-hydroxyalkanoic acid synthase, translated as MRERPVSNPVPTPAAFINAQSAITGLRGRDLLSTLRSVAAHGLRNPVHTARHALKLGGQLGRVLLGETVHEPNPADSRFADPTWQLNPFYRRSLQAYLSWQKQTRHWIDDSNLSADDRARAHFAFSLLNDAVSPSNSLLNPLAIKELLNSGGNSVVRGVSNLFDDLLHNNGLPRQVTKQAFEVGKTVATTPGSVVFRNELLELIQYKPMSEKQYAKPLLIVPPQINKYYIFDLSPNNSFVQFALKNGLQVFMVSWRNPDVRHREWGLSTYVAALEEAVNVTRAITGAREVNLMGACAGGLTIAALQGHLQAKRQLRRISSASYLVSLLDSQIDSPATLFADEQTLEAAKRRSYQQGVLDGRDMAKVFAWMRPNDLIWNYWINNYLLGKEPPAFDILYWNNDNTRLPAALHGDLLDFFKHNPLSHPGGLEVCGTPIDLQKVTVDSFSVGGINDHITPWDAVYRSTQLLGGDKRFILSNSGHIQSILNPPGNPKANYVENLKLSSDPRAWYYDADHVEGSWWPNWLAWIQQRSGVQRETLTALGNQNYPPMEAAPGTYVRVR; from the coding sequence ATGCGAGAAAGACCCGTATCGAACCCGGTGCCCACACCCGCCGCGTTCATCAATGCACAAAGCGCGATCACCGGCCTGCGCGGCCGGGATTTGCTCTCGACCCTGCGCAGCGTCGCCGCACACGGCCTGCGCAACCCGGTGCATACCGCCCGCCACGCCCTGAAGTTGGGCGGGCAATTGGGCCGTGTGCTGCTCGGGGAAACGGTGCACGAGCCGAACCCGGCCGACAGCCGTTTCGCCGACCCGACCTGGCAGCTCAACCCGTTTTATCGGCGCAGCCTGCAAGCCTATTTGAGCTGGCAGAAGCAGACCCGTCACTGGATCGACGACAGTAACCTGAGCGCCGACGACCGGGCACGGGCGCACTTTGCCTTTTCCCTGCTCAACGATGCGGTGTCGCCTTCAAACAGCCTGCTCAACCCACTGGCCATCAAGGAACTGCTCAATTCCGGCGGCAACAGCGTGGTGCGTGGCGTCAGCAACCTGTTCGACGACCTGCTGCACAACAATGGCTTGCCGAGGCAGGTCACCAAGCAGGCCTTTGAAGTCGGCAAGACGGTGGCTACCACGCCGGGCTCGGTGGTGTTTCGCAACGAACTGCTGGAGCTGATCCAGTACAAGCCCATGAGTGAAAAACAGTACGCCAAGCCGCTGCTGATCGTGCCGCCGCAAATCAACAAGTACTACATTTTCGACTTGAGCCCGAACAACAGCTTCGTCCAGTTCGCCCTGAAAAATGGCCTGCAGGTGTTTATGGTCAGCTGGCGCAACCCGGATGTACGCCACCGCGAATGGGGCTTGTCCACCTACGTCGCCGCTCTGGAAGAAGCAGTGAACGTGACCCGCGCAATCACTGGAGCCCGCGAAGTCAACCTGATGGGCGCCTGCGCCGGGGGCCTGACCATCGCCGCGCTGCAAGGCCATCTACAGGCCAAGCGCCAGCTGCGCCGCATCTCCAGCGCCAGCTACCTGGTGAGCCTGCTGGACAGCCAGATCGACAGCCCCGCCACCTTGTTCGCCGACGAACAAACCCTGGAAGCCGCCAAGCGCCGCTCCTATCAACAAGGTGTGCTCGATGGACGCGACATGGCCAAGGTGTTCGCCTGGATGCGTCCCAACGACCTGATCTGGAATTACTGGATCAACAACTACCTGCTGGGCAAGGAACCACCGGCCTTCGACATCCTGTACTGGAACAACGACAACACCCGCCTGCCCGCCGCGCTGCATGGCGACTTGCTGGACTTCTTCAAGCACAACCCGCTGAGTCATCCCGGTGGCCTGGAAGTTTGCGGCACGCCCATCGACTTGCAGAAGGTCACGGTGGACAGCTTCAGCGTGGGCGGGATCAACGACCACATCACGCCGTGGGACGCGGTGTACCGCTCAACCCAACTGCTGGGCGGCGACAAGCGCTTCATTCTGTCCAATAGCGGGCATATCCAGAGCATCCTCAACCCGCCAGGCAATCCCAAGGCCAACTACGTCGAGAACCTCAAGCTGAGCAGCGACCCGCGTGCCTGGTACTACGACGCCGATCATGTCGAGGGCAGTTGGTGGCCCAATTGGCTGGCGTGGATCCAGCAGCGCTCCGGTGTGCAGCGCGAAACCCTGACCGCCCTGGGCAACCAGAATTACCCACCGATGGAAGCGGCGCCGGGCACTTATGTGCGGGTCCGCTGA